From the Gorilla gorilla gorilla isolate KB3781 chromosome 22, NHGRI_mGorGor1-v2.1_pri, whole genome shotgun sequence genome, one window contains:
- the DNMT3L gene encoding DNA (cytosine-5)-methyltransferase 3-like — protein MAAIPALDPEAEPSMDVILVGSSELSSSVSPGTGRDLIAYEVKANQRNIEDICICCGSLQVHTQHPLFEGGICAPCKDKFLDALFLYDDDGYQSYCSICCSGETLLICGNPDCTRCYCFECVDSLVGPGTSGKVHAMSNWVCYLCLPSSRSGLLQRRRKWRSQLKAFYDRESENPLEMFETVPVWRRQPVRVLSLFEDIKKELMSLGFLESGSDPGQLKHVVDVTDTVRKDVEEWGPFDLVYGATPPLGHTCDRPPSWYLFQFHRLLQYARPKPGSPRPFFWMFVDNLVLNKEDLDVASRFLEMEPVTIPDVHGGSLQNAVRVWSNIPAIRSSRHWALVSEEELSLLAQNKQSSKLAAKWPTKLVKNCFLPLREYFKYFSTELTSSL, from the exons ATGGCGGCCATCCCAGCCCTGGACCCAGAGGCCGAGCCCAGCATGGACGTGATTTTGGTGGGATCCAGTGAGCTCTCAAGCTCCGTTTCACCCGGGACAGGCAGAG ATCTTATTGCATATGAAGTCAAGGCTAACCAGCGAAATATAGAAG ACATCTGCATCTGCTGCGGAAGTCTCCAGGTTCACACACAGCACCCTCTGTTTGAGGGAGGGATCTGCGCCCCGTGTAAG GACAAGTTCCTGGATGCCCTCTTCCTGTACGACGATGACGGGTACCAATCCTACTGCTCCATCTGCTGCTCCGGAGAGACGCTGCTCATCTGCGGAAACCCTGATTGCACCCG ATGCTACTGCTTCGAGTGTGTGGATAGCCTGGTCGGCCCTGGGACCTCGGGGAAGGTGCACGCCATGAGCAACTGGGTGTGCTACCTGTGCCTGCCGTCCTCCCGAAGCGGCCTGCTGCAGCGTCGGAGGAAGTGGCGCAGCCAGCTCAAGGCCTTCTACGACCGAGAGTCG GAGAATCCCCTTGAGATGTTCGAAACCGTGCCTGTGTGGAGGAGACAGCCAGTCCGGGTGCTGTCCCTTTTTGAAGACATCAAGAAAG AGCTGATGAGTTTGGGCTTTTTGGAAAGTGGTTCTGACCCGGGACAACTGAAGCATGTGGTTGATGTCACAGACACAGTGAGGAAGGAT GTGGAGGAGTGGGGACCCTTCGATCTTGTGTACGGCGCCACACCTCCCCTGGGCCACACCTGTGACCGTCCTCCCA GCTGGTACCTGTTCCAGTTCCACCGGCTCCTGCAGTACGCACGGCCCAAGCCAGGCAGCCCCAGGCCCTTCTTCTGGATGTTCGTGGACAATCTGGTGCTGAACAAGGAAGACCTGGACGTCGCATCTCGCTTCCTGGAG ATGGAGCCAGTCACCATCCCAGATGTCCACGGCGGATCCCTGCAGAATGCTGTCCGCGTGTGGAGCAACATCCCAGCCATAAGGAG cAGCAGGCACTGGGCTCTGGTTTCGGAAGAAGAATTGTCCCTGCTGGCCCAGAACAAGCAGAGCTCGAAGCTCGCGGCCAAGTGGCCCACCAAGCTGGTGAAGAACTGCTTTCTCCCCCTAAGAGAATATTTCAAGTATTTTTCAACAGAACTCACTTCCTCTTTATAA